The following is a genomic window from Triplophysa rosa unplaced genomic scaffold, Trosa_1v2 scaffold16_ERROPOS7159779, whole genome shotgun sequence.
GATGCGTAAAGGactgagttttgtttgtttgttgtatttgtttggACATTTAATAAACCCACGTCACTCCCGCATTTGAGTCTCTGCCTCCTTGTGTGTCATGACACAATAGATCCTTGGAGAACAATAATGTACCCAAAAAGGTACAACATTATATTATGTTTTGAATAACCTGTAAAGGTACAAAAATGAACCTTAGGGTACCACCCCAGTCACAGAAAAGGTTTAGTTGTAAAgctttttttctgacagtgtgcaTGTTCGTTTGAAATGTCTGTGCGATTGGTGCAATGGTCTCATCTCCACAACAGTAGACCAGATCATAACATagttatgttatattatatagtTTAAGGATTCCCTTTCAATGTATATTATGGCTCAATGAGGAGGAAGTGTATTTTGGTCAGGGTATTTAAAGGAAGCTTGCAAAAGGATCAGGGGGATTTTGCAGGCAGATGAACCCCATACTCTTGTACAAATCTTTGAgtgtttgatgttttgttttgtttttatattttctgaatTAATTATGTAATTGAAATACAAAAATTACCTGACTAATAAATTGTTATgtctgaatttattttattacattattataaGTCCATGTTACCGCAAACGTATGTTCAGGTTAATAACCTGACTAAATCTTGGCTTGTGGTTCTTTCCCGGCTCCtattcccctctctctcccctaacttcctgtctctctccacTGTCTTATCAAAAGGCTATAATGGCTATATTGCTGGTTGGAGTTTTTTTCCCCTGCATTTGCAAACACACAGTCTGTCTGTTTCGATATGTACATAATGTAACCTATTCAGTTCCTGCTGCTTCAAGAGGCCCATATCCTCATGTGGTTTGTGCCACTGCTGAAACTAGAATTTCAGAAAAAACAGGAAACAGTGGTTGCTGTTGAACAGGTTACAAAAACTTATGAAAAGAAGCAAGAAGTAACAAATAGGCTACATTTCTggatacaaataaatgaaatattattgcAGCATGTGTGAACTCggtccttaaaaaaaaaaacagatgtttGGCTAGTCTTGTCCCGACCATTTGCTTGGTGGCTTATTTTAAGTCTCTAATAGCAGGGTTGGGGATCCTGCCATTACAATGTCAAGGGGATAAAACTCAGattcttttgttattatttagccAAAGAAACATTAAGCAGTCTTTGTTAGCGCAGAGATTAATAGTTGGGGGCCACAGCTGAACAAAAAGCAGTGATTACAGCATGGCACATAATAGGACCACGCTGAGAGACCGGTAATGGCTGGTGTGAGATGTTAAGTTATGGACACACAACAGTGTTGTCAAAATTATCTGCATGTACACAGATCTACGTAAATGAGTAAAATCGCTGTGTTATGCATGTCAGGCCAGTGAATGGCGATGTCAGTTTGTAATTTGTAATTCATTACGGTTACGCACATGCACAAGTCATTTTAGAAAAAAGCAAGTTACTAAACTTTACGTGCATTTCATTCCgaagtgatcatccctatgccctattcccttcgaagagtaaagctcttgatgtgtaaactctagagcagtggttctcaactggtATGGCCATGCGTCCCACATTTTCCCATGGTCATGAAGCCGCGACCCATTTTTTGGATATGTGACGTCACATGTAGTTTGTTTCAAAAACTGGTGACTAATACTAAAATGTAGGGGTGTAAAGGTACGTGTATTCATACCGAACCGTCACGGGCAATATtccaaatatagtcatcattcctatgccctactcatTCGAAGGGCAGAGCCTTTGGAGTTAAGACTTTGAAGTGAACAGGCATTTGCCTTACATTATGTAGatgtttggaatgcacttggcaaaggaaacaacgtaatttcctcattatcttcagctggcatgttcctgtGAAAACaaagcattgtgtccgtcagcagatgttgctgttttaatggcataaaacttaagcataaaacctaacggtttgcaaataaacaatacattttacattttgaaaagttttatatatattagtgtttatatattatatagcatattttaaaaactttttaaaatataaaatgtaagtttatttgcaaacagttagGTTTTATGCTTAAGTTATGCCTAAAATGAGTACTGTTTTGCGTAAAATTAGAAAATTAGAACTGTCTTGCAACCCACCCATTGAGAAACACTGCTCTAGAGGGGAAAACGCAATATCTTTCAATCTGTCCATTTAATATTCACTTGGCAAAAGGAGcaattaaaacaacaacattttctctttatttggagtgatgttttgtatgatgtCCCCTTCCCGATGGGCCCTTCGGAGGGCGTTATATCCCATTTGGAACACTCCATTTTATTAAGGAATATGAAGATTTTTTTGTcaagaaatatttttatcaaGAAACATTTTGTGCAAAACGGACAGATCAATCCATAACTACATTTAATACACTTAAATAGAAAAGCTGACAGGTCAATCCATAACTACATTTAATACACATAaatagcaaaaacaaacaagaaaaagggGCATTAAAAATTCACACCTTAATGAAAATATTATCAGTCGTATCTACAGTCTGACACAGTATTTGTGCAGCATGATGCCTACTGTATATTCAGTCTGAAGTGGCATACAAATGTGATAACATACAGATGTAACATACACATGCATTACCACTATTACCATAAGATAGAAATTAATCATTCAGCCATCAAACATTGGGTTGAAAAAATTCCCAAAAGAGCTGTGATCAGTGTCATCCAAAAGTCGTCCATAAGAAGACCGTCTGCAACACACAAGCATATCATAAGACTACCTAACAATTTATTCTTAAATAATAACCTATCTATAAGATTTCAAATTATGatcaatacagtgtttttaataATTGGCTCTTGGGTATCTACATTTGGTATTCcctaatatttaatatttagataatgttcttgttttataatatttacaataaagttTTAGGGCAGACAAACAGAGGACAACATATTGATTTAATACTCACCGCATTTTGAAGTAATACGCTCCACCAAGTAAAATTATTACGATGGTGATGAAGCCAACTACAATGGCAGCTACACTTCCTAATAGATacataaagaataaataaagaagCCATTTCATTTGATGAATCATACCTGACATGTACTGTTGcttgtttctattttttcatTGTGGCCCAATAAAGATTTTTGAAGACACTTTTATTGCCTAGATAAAATATTAAACCAAGTGATCATTGTTTTAAAGATTGCACAAGCAAGTAGAAAACGTCACAAAAAAGTTTCATTAATAATGTCAAAGAGACGGTACAGGTTAgtgttcaaaattaaaactgACTTGGCAATTGGTTAAAGATATTAAAACAATGGCAAAAGAGTTTAAAGAAAAGAGTTCTGAAAAAAATTCTAGCATGATGTGGTTGCTGATGCCAATTTATGTTTTAATCTATTGCAATCATATACAAGTGTGACCAACTACTCTCACTGTATACTTTTCAAGAAATGGCTATTTAATCttatgtatgtatatttattctgAATGAATAACCAATTGCCATTAAAAATTATAAGATTTAGTCTTCGAACGTAACGTCATCAAAACAAGGAGCAAGGTACAAACATAACCTTGTTGCTTATTAAAAACCTGAGGAACATTTTAACCATTATAGGAAAAAGTGAGTGAATTGTTAATAGTTCAAACAGTTACTGTATTAAATATTAACTtggaactttcatttttgcatgtctaTGACCTTTAATATCCTAGAATTTAAACTTTGCAGAATATGTTTAATATGTATCTTAAAAGATAATTAAAAGTCATTGTATGATTTTCATGCTACCATCCAAAACCTTTCATTTAGTTGTAAAATCATTTTAGTTTAGGAATCATTGTAAAACTATGTTTAAGGACATTCCCAAACATGCATgtcaactgaaaataaaaaaatcataagtAAACCTCAAAACACTCCCTTGACCAGTGGGCTTGTGTGAAGTCAGAAAGTCAAATTAAACATATATTTCAACAACATACACACATACCTGAGCTTAGAGCCTCTGATTCCTTTTTATGTTGGCCAACCGTGGTTTTGTGTTGctttattgtaaatgtttttttggttgttgATGGTTGCTCAGATGACACAAACACTTTAAAAGTAGAGGGTATCCGTTTTGTTGTATGTGCTGTAGGTGTTGTAATTTTGCCACTAGTTTtcattgcttttgtgttttcagtCTTTAATGTCTGAGTTTCAGTAACAATACTGGATGGGGTTGTAGTCAATGAATCAGCCACATTGGACTTGCTGGAGATCCTAATTGCGGTGGAGGTTGAATGAACACTAGAGGTTCTACTGGATGTTATGTTAGATTCTGCTGAGGTCTCCACAAACGTTGTTGTTTGATTAGTAAATCCCATCATGGTAACTGATTCAGTTGTTTGTCCCGCTTCTaatgtgttaaaatgttttgatgttgGTGATGCTGTGGTTGCAATAACTCCTGGGGTTAATTCTGCCACAGTTGGTGCCATGGATGTAGTCATTGTTGAGCCTCCAGTAATGACCAAACCTTTGTAtcaaacatgcacacagacatATCAACAAACAAGAAAAGGGCATTTAATTGTGCAAATGTGCAATGTTTGATACGTGTATTGTTTGTATTACAAGCATTAGACTTGTATTAAGCGTGCATGTCAACAAATAAACACCACAGtagaaatgaaaatgagaaaatgcaggaaataaaacaactccttttttgagagtccTAATGTACGGtagtttaaatgaatatttgattaaatgaatatttactgTAACTTCTTTACAAAAAACTATCACGTTTATATATGCTGCATTTAGCATGAGTATTTAAAAGGGATTTTCAATTAATTGGTGACGTTGTAGATCTATAGTCTATTTcgcttatttaattaaaaaataaataatatgtaatTTCATGGGCAAAAATGAGCCTGttgataaatataaaataagtaaaacgTACATATAGCACTATAAATGTCCTGACATCAATATATTATACATGAAGCATTACGTTAAAAGTTAACTTACGTATTAATTTATCAAGATATTATAAACGTACCCGTTAGTATCAGTATTGTTGAAGAGAGCATTTTCGTTTCCTTCCTCTTTCTGTTTAACCgtccctctctgtctctcgtcACGTATGAGAGTGATAAGGAAATATAGACGCAGTACAGGGCGCAGTTTTGTGAGTTGTGCACGCCTCTGGTTCACTGTGACCTTTAACGTTATGATACATACAGATGAACATGTAgcaatgtaacatttttaaatcaatttgtTTAATAACGTGGCATCAAATAAGGTTTATTGTTATGATAAATAGATAGCCTATGCATATTGCCAATTCTTAAAACACTTGTAGATGATCATTACATTTTATTCCATAGacaaataaatttaaaattataatagcCTAACTCGAGATCAATCCGCCCAGTCGCCCACCCCAATATAAAACATAGTTTTTATAAAAGGTAGttgtatttaaaacatgtaGCCTATAGCTCTGAAAAGGGACATCGTTTTTAAAAAAGCGTAATTTTTTTAGCAAGAGGCAATTTGGCTTGGTTTAACGTACACGTTTCATTCCAGTATAATGTGCCAAGATGGTAGTTTAAATGGTATATGACCAAATTCACCACTAGATGACAGAAAATCTAAATTAATACACACTACAGCAGTAATAATGCTGGTGTTATCAGACTTACAGTACCTATAACATTATAATTATCTTTGAAGAGGACACATGCTTATAGACTATAGCTTATAGAAAGAACTTCTATAAAGAACCACAGGTTGTATACTGGACAAAATTTATTTGGGCAGTTCGCAGCGAGATACATGACACAGCCAAGAAAGCATCAACCCACAAaaccattttatttatacaattgCGCATTAAAACCACATAGGGGAGCCACAGGTCAATCTCATAGCATTTGAAAACCTTAAATATGCTACAAGGGTCCTCAATATTATACTGTTAGAATAGTTTAGGTGTCCGCATACAACAGCATATATATTTAGAAGGGATACAAAAATCAAAGTGCAATACATTAAAGTAATTAATGTGCTCATCTGCATTATACGCGCTCATTACACAGAAAGTATCTAAAAACCCCAAAATGTTCCAAATGCAAGGCTTTTCTTCACGCTACCGGCGGCCGCCCAAGTTCAACAACCCGAAGCCGCAAATTATCCAAATGACATTTACCCACGTCCCGGCACGGCAGCTTTGTTAAGAAACTCAGCAGTAGCCTACCCCTTTCTACAAGGAAACAACTTTTATCAGAAACACTTGTGTGCAAGTAGTACGTGGTGTAGAGGTGTGGACTTTCCCACGAGACGTCATTGCCCCTCCCCCTTTTATTTGGGCTGAGCGGCTACTCATACCTTTGTGCGGATAGTtgacaatatactgtaaatgtgtcttATGGCGTGACAGCAAACATTTAAactaactgttaataatatattaataatgtaaaatagcatTAGAGAGATTTGtcttcatttttagttttttttctctacatttttgctgtcacacttAAGGACATATACGGGTTCTTTTTCaaccgcacacacacgcacatacacatgcgcgcacacacacacacacacatagtgtcattgtgttgtgttgtgtcatgCTATTTTACAAGACAAATACTGAAA
Proteins encoded in this region:
- the parm1 gene encoding prostate androgen-regulated mucin-like protein 1 homolog encodes the protein MLSSTILILTGLVITGGSTMTTSMAPTVAELTPGVIATTASPTSKHFNTLEAGQTTESVTMMGFTNQTTTFVETSAESNITSSRTSSVHSTSTAIRISSKSNVADSLTTTPSSIVTETQTLKTENTKAMKTSGKITTPTAHTTKRIPSTFKVFVSSEQPSTTKKTFTIKQHKTTVGQHKKESEALSSGSVAAIVVGFITIVIILLGGAYYFKMRRSSYGRLLDDTDHSSFGNFFNPMFDG